Proteins co-encoded in one Anabas testudineus chromosome 8, fAnaTes1.2, whole genome shotgun sequence genomic window:
- the LOC113164938 gene encoding glutamine-rich protein 2 isoform X3 codes for MSEDSISLYDLLNLAIGTPQQGAVNFSALHSLLVAVLRQLDIREAKTRWRDSSPGDRQLTYLVDVTGLKQYQHPEEKQLQTHGDLEQDGQPGTELQKRVPSSSSPTPTSGAAEDAQRRLLSRIQACEDGVSKVTKLIQELRNQKDNLKDEIKDHEKKLVGAQQDTFTVVEKCCHRVDALEETVTSLKDSFQKYPVPEQLSQYVTWDTMQSALLSKTENLQKELVNSRAAGSVRPVRPTHTPLSSSFTAANISYTSTPSSPSPVDDAVRTASPTPPVISAEISTVQQATDVQPTEPSSVLSPQQTHLETDLMTAGIPLSRATSGSERYSETMETLRNIGKLKENFDKMEARLAALEEGKVDKVELTNLSELITNTGSQDVSDNLMDQLKQQRDLIDSLSSDWEKLNSLLDMFMNPTNQEGETISEGATESVDSGEFHELRRQIFYLRRSVQKLEEDMKQLKAKQALSDERMTDQNLQDQLDDLRGMLEEMMLSLTSELSSNLEDEDEQDESNSEALDQNKERSVFTSRTVNIGRKLSRLFQYYEQLQDTVNNLLQQQTGGRAGPLKIRENVELVNDVQKAILQLQAECEKLHETTRCLHEDNRQKQSHIEELYKTTEELDEKKADKQMVESEIKADKSVLESKVSRLQFDSATEQLNTMFHELLNKVMGQEQDWHKVIDKLSTEMECKLNRIELDSVKKQLEDRWKSIHERLQAQGAPEHEDAAGIRKQLVDRFHCLSCDRPVVKHTPGPHLVTLPSTPGFPSHKSIRPFTVYALEQFRQHYRSERIAELTDYSHLAVSRSCGGSHTVTSSSQRRTGLQYMKHHSQPEVDSVIQSEEVDIVGLDGHIYKGRLNPAATRNSETKLPTISAKDGMCKTKDKPRGSPSHKPAVSPEVGFITHQPQSARSAQCSRSASSLSGRDWPVSALGCASQSSISQTSAAGESNSEPLDNQQEASKTWVLHHEGKRVTTTSRSAHPVHRNTRLRTGRAR; via the exons atgtcgGAGGACAGCATCAGCTTGTATGACTTGTTAAACTTGGCTATCGGGACCCCTCAGCAGGGAGCTGTCAACTTCAGCGCCCTCCACTCCCTACTAGTCGCCGTGCTCAGGCAGCTGGACATCCGGGAGGCGAAGACCCGGTGGAGGGACTCTTCCCCCGGAGACAGGCAGCTCACTTATCTGGTGGACGTCACCGGTCTCAAACAGTACCAGCACCCAGAGGAGAAACAGCTCCAGACCCACGGAGACTTGGAGCAGGATGGTCAACCCGGCACCGAGCTGCAGAAGCGGGTaccctcctcttcatctccgACTCCCACCTCCGGCGCCGCGGAGGACGCACAGCGGAGACTCCTGTCCCGCATCCAGGCCTGCGAGGACGGCGTGTCCAAG GTGACGAAGCTTATACAGGAGCTCCGCAACCAGAAAGACAATCTGAAGGATGAGATAAAGGACCATGAAAAGAAG TTGGTTGGTGCTCAACAAGACACGTTCACTGTTGTGGAGAAGTGCTGCCACCGTGTGGACGCTCTAGAAGAAACTGTG ACTTCTCTGAAGGACAGCTTTCAGAAGTATCCAGTCCCAGAGCAGCTTAGTCAGTATGTCACCTGGGACACCATGCAGTCTGCCCTTCTCAGCAAGACGGAAAACCTTCAAAAA GAGCTTGTAAACTCAAGGGCTGCTGGTTCAGTCAGGCCAgtcagacccacacacacacctcttagcagcagcttcactgctgcaAACATCTCTTATACCAGCACACCCTCCTCCCCCAGCCCTGTGGATGATGCCGTCAGGACAGCATCTCCTACTCCTCCAGTCATTTCTGCAGAGATTTCCACTGTCCAGCAAGCAACGGATGTACAGCCCACAGAGCCCTCTTCAGTCCTGTCACCTCAGCAGACTCATCTTGAAACCGACCTGATGACTGCTGGTATCCCTCTGTCTCGAGCGACCAGCGGTTCAGAGCGGTACTCAGAGACAATGGAGACTCTGAGAAACATCGGCAAACTGAAGGAGAACTTTGACAAGATGGAAGCTCGTTTGGCAGCTCTGGAGGAAGGAAAGGTGGACAAGGTTGAGCTGACTAATCTCAGTGAGCTCATAACTAACACAG GTTCCCAGGATGTGTCTGATAACCTGATGGATCAactgaaacagcagagagatTTGATAGACAGCCTGTCGAGTGACTGGGAAAAG CTGAACAGTTTGTTAGACATGTTTATGAACCCAACTAACCAAGAAGGAGAAACCATCTCAGAGGGAGCTACAGAGAGTGTGGACAGTGGAGAGTTTCATGAATTGCGCCGGCAAATATTCTACCTCAG GAGGTCTGTGCAGAAACTGGAGGAGGACATGAAGCAGCTGAAGGCTAAACAGGCTTTATCAGACGAGAGAATGACAGATCAGAACCTGCAAGATCAG CTGGACGACCTGCGAGGCATGTTGGAGGAAATGATGCTCTCCTTGACTTCTGAGCTTTCCAGCAACCTTGAGGACGAGGACGAGCAGGATGAGAGCAATAGCGAGGCCCTCGATCAAAACAAAGAGAGATCAGTTTTCACCAGTCGCACAGTGAACATTGGCAGGAAGCTCAGCCGTCTGTTCCAGTACTatgagcagctgcaggacaCAGTGAACAACCTTCTCCAACAGCAGACAGGGGGCAGAGCAGGGCCACTGAAGATCAGAGAG aacgTGGAGCTGGTGAACGATGTGCAGAAGGCGATCCTGCAGCTTCAAGCTGAGTGTGAAAAACTGCACGAAACCACCAGGTGTCTGCACGAGgacaacagacagaaacagagccACATAGAG GAACTGTACAAGACGACAGAGGAGCTGGATGAGAAGAAGGCTGACAAGCAAATGGTGGAAAGTGAAATT AAAGCAGATAAATCTGTGCTGGAGAGCAAAGTGAGTCGTCTGCAGTTTGACTCTGCCACAGAGCAGCTGAACACTATGTTCCACGAGCTGCTGAACAAAGTGATGGGCCAGGAGCAGGACTGGCACAAAGTCATCGACAAACTCTCAACTGAGATGGAGTGTAAG TTGAACAGGATTGAGTTGGACTCTGTGAAAAAGCAGCTGGAAGACCGCTGGAAAAGTATCCACGAGAGGCTGCAGGCTCAGGGAGCTCCAGAGCACGAGGATGCTGCTGGTATCAGGAA ACAGCTCGTGGACAGATTTCACTGCCTCTCTTGTGACCGACCTGTTGTCAAGCACACCCCTGGCCC GCATTTGGTGACACTGCCGTCCACTCCTGGATTTCCCTCACACAAGTCCATCAGGCCGTTCACCGTTTACGCTCTGGAGCAGTTTCGACAGCACTACAGGAG CGAGCGTATCGCTGAGCTGACGGACTACAGTCACCTGGCTGTGTCGCGGAGTTGCGGGGGGAGTCACACGGTCACATCATCCAGTCAACGACGCACCGGCCTGCAGTATATGAAGCACCACAGCCAGCCTGAGGTGGACAGTGTCATTCAG tcagaGGAGGTTGACATCGTCGGACTGGATGGTCATATTTACAAAGGTCGCCTGAACCCAGCAGCAACAAGAAATTCAGAAACCAAACTACCTACAATTTCTGCCAAAGACG GCATGTGCAAGACCAAAGACAAACCCAGAGGCTCCCCATCACACAAACCTGCCGTTTCTCCAGAGGTGGGATTTATCACTCATCAGCCCCAGAGTGCCAGGAGCGCCCAGTGCAGCCGCTCAG CCTCCAGCCTCTCGGGTCGGGACTGGCCCGTGTCGGCTCTGGGCTGCGCTTCTCAGAGCTCCATCTCTCAAACTTCAGCTGCTGGAGAGAGCAACTCAGAGCCTCTGGACAACCAGCAG GAGGCCAGCAAAACCTGGGTGTTGCATCATGAGGGGAAACGCGTCACTACTACCAGCAGAAGTGCACATCCTGTTCACAGAAACACCAGGCTCAGAACAGGAAGGGCACGGTAG
- the LOC113164938 gene encoding glutamine-rich protein 2 isoform X4, whose protein sequence is MSEDSISLYDLLNLAIGTPQQGAVNFSALHSLLVAVLRQLDIREAKTRWRDSSPGDRQLTYLVDVTGLKQYQHPEEKQLQTHGDLEQDGQPGTELQKRVPSSSSPTPTSGAAEDAQRRLLSRIQACEDGVSKVTKLIQELRNQKDNLKDEIKDHEKKLVGAQQDTFTVVEKCCHRVDALEETVTSLKDSFQKYPVPEQLSQYVTWDTMQSALLSKTENLQKELVNSRAAGSVRPVRPTHTPLSSSFTAANISYTSTPSSPSPVDDAVRTASPTPPVISAEISTVQQATDVQPTEPSSVLSPQQTHLETDLMTAGIPLSRATSGSERYSETMETLRNIGKLKENFDKMEARLAALEEGKVDKVELTNLSELITNTGSQDVSDNLMDQLKQQRDLIDSLSSDWEKNVELVNDVQKAILQLQAECEKLHETTRCLHEDNRQKQSHIEELYKTTEELDEKKADKQMVESEIKADKSVLESKVSRLQFDSATEQLNTMFHELLNKVMGQEQDWHKVIDKLSTEMECKLNRIELDSVKKQLEDRWKSIHERLQAQGAPEHEDAAGIRKQLVDRFHCLSCDRPVVKHTPGPHLVTLPSTPGFPSHKSIRPFTVYALEQFRQHYRSLRPGTNRYNFELANTSRIREQLQKSHAVMCRQIESVQRRLKHHDRTGSHNTMRDNLNQNQPGVQHERIAELTDYSHLAVSRSCGGSHTVTSSSQRRTGLQYMKHHSQPEVDSVIQSEEVDIVGLDGHIYKGRLNPAATRNSETKLPTISAKDGMCKTKDKPRGSPSHKPAVSPEVGFITHQPQSARSAQCSRSASSLSGRDWPVSALGCASQSSISQTSAAGESNSEPLDNQQEASKTWVLHHEGKRVTTTSRSAHPVHRNTRLRTGRAR, encoded by the exons atgtcgGAGGACAGCATCAGCTTGTATGACTTGTTAAACTTGGCTATCGGGACCCCTCAGCAGGGAGCTGTCAACTTCAGCGCCCTCCACTCCCTACTAGTCGCCGTGCTCAGGCAGCTGGACATCCGGGAGGCGAAGACCCGGTGGAGGGACTCTTCCCCCGGAGACAGGCAGCTCACTTATCTGGTGGACGTCACCGGTCTCAAACAGTACCAGCACCCAGAGGAGAAACAGCTCCAGACCCACGGAGACTTGGAGCAGGATGGTCAACCCGGCACCGAGCTGCAGAAGCGGGTaccctcctcttcatctccgACTCCCACCTCCGGCGCCGCGGAGGACGCACAGCGGAGACTCCTGTCCCGCATCCAGGCCTGCGAGGACGGCGTGTCCAAG GTGACGAAGCTTATACAGGAGCTCCGCAACCAGAAAGACAATCTGAAGGATGAGATAAAGGACCATGAAAAGAAG TTGGTTGGTGCTCAACAAGACACGTTCACTGTTGTGGAGAAGTGCTGCCACCGTGTGGACGCTCTAGAAGAAACTGTG ACTTCTCTGAAGGACAGCTTTCAGAAGTATCCAGTCCCAGAGCAGCTTAGTCAGTATGTCACCTGGGACACCATGCAGTCTGCCCTTCTCAGCAAGACGGAAAACCTTCAAAAA GAGCTTGTAAACTCAAGGGCTGCTGGTTCAGTCAGGCCAgtcagacccacacacacacctcttagcagcagcttcactgctgcaAACATCTCTTATACCAGCACACCCTCCTCCCCCAGCCCTGTGGATGATGCCGTCAGGACAGCATCTCCTACTCCTCCAGTCATTTCTGCAGAGATTTCCACTGTCCAGCAAGCAACGGATGTACAGCCCACAGAGCCCTCTTCAGTCCTGTCACCTCAGCAGACTCATCTTGAAACCGACCTGATGACTGCTGGTATCCCTCTGTCTCGAGCGACCAGCGGTTCAGAGCGGTACTCAGAGACAATGGAGACTCTGAGAAACATCGGCAAACTGAAGGAGAACTTTGACAAGATGGAAGCTCGTTTGGCAGCTCTGGAGGAAGGAAAGGTGGACAAGGTTGAGCTGACTAATCTCAGTGAGCTCATAACTAACACAG GTTCCCAGGATGTGTCTGATAACCTGATGGATCAactgaaacagcagagagatTTGATAGACAGCCTGTCGAGTGACTGGGAAAAG aacgTGGAGCTGGTGAACGATGTGCAGAAGGCGATCCTGCAGCTTCAAGCTGAGTGTGAAAAACTGCACGAAACCACCAGGTGTCTGCACGAGgacaacagacagaaacagagccACATAGAG GAACTGTACAAGACGACAGAGGAGCTGGATGAGAAGAAGGCTGACAAGCAAATGGTGGAAAGTGAAATT AAAGCAGATAAATCTGTGCTGGAGAGCAAAGTGAGTCGTCTGCAGTTTGACTCTGCCACAGAGCAGCTGAACACTATGTTCCACGAGCTGCTGAACAAAGTGATGGGCCAGGAGCAGGACTGGCACAAAGTCATCGACAAACTCTCAACTGAGATGGAGTGTAAG TTGAACAGGATTGAGTTGGACTCTGTGAAAAAGCAGCTGGAAGACCGCTGGAAAAGTATCCACGAGAGGCTGCAGGCTCAGGGAGCTCCAGAGCACGAGGATGCTGCTGGTATCAGGAA ACAGCTCGTGGACAGATTTCACTGCCTCTCTTGTGACCGACCTGTTGTCAAGCACACCCCTGGCCC GCATTTGGTGACACTGCCGTCCACTCCTGGATTTCCCTCACACAAGTCCATCAGGCCGTTCACCGTTTACGCTCTGGAGCAGTTTCGACAGCACTACAGGAG CCTTAGACCAGGGACCAACCGCTACAACTTTGAGCTAGCTAACACCAGCAGGATAAGAGAGCAGCTTCAGAAGAGCCACGCCGTGATGTGCAGACAGATAGAGAGTGTGCAGAGACGCCTGAAACACCATGACCGAACTGGCAGCCATAACACCATGCGTGATAACCTGAACCAAAATCAGCCAGGAGTCCAGCA CGAGCGTATCGCTGAGCTGACGGACTACAGTCACCTGGCTGTGTCGCGGAGTTGCGGGGGGAGTCACACGGTCACATCATCCAGTCAACGACGCACCGGCCTGCAGTATATGAAGCACCACAGCCAGCCTGAGGTGGACAGTGTCATTCAG tcagaGGAGGTTGACATCGTCGGACTGGATGGTCATATTTACAAAGGTCGCCTGAACCCAGCAGCAACAAGAAATTCAGAAACCAAACTACCTACAATTTCTGCCAAAGACG GCATGTGCAAGACCAAAGACAAACCCAGAGGCTCCCCATCACACAAACCTGCCGTTTCTCCAGAGGTGGGATTTATCACTCATCAGCCCCAGAGTGCCAGGAGCGCCCAGTGCAGCCGCTCAG CCTCCAGCCTCTCGGGTCGGGACTGGCCCGTGTCGGCTCTGGGCTGCGCTTCTCAGAGCTCCATCTCTCAAACTTCAGCTGCTGGAGAGAGCAACTCAGAGCCTCTGGACAACCAGCAG GAGGCCAGCAAAACCTGGGTGTTGCATCATGAGGGGAAACGCGTCACTACTACCAGCAGAAGTGCACATCCTGTTCACAGAAACACCAGGCTCAGAACAGGAAGGGCACGGTAG
- the LOC113164938 gene encoding glutamine-rich protein 2 isoform X1, with protein sequence MSEDSISLYDLLNLAIGTPQQGAVNFSALHSLLVAVLRQLDIREAKTRWRDSSPGDRQLTYLVDVTGLKQYQHPEEKQLQTHGDLEQDGQPGTELQKRVPSSSSPTPTSGAAEDAQRRLLSRIQACEDGVSKVTKLIQELRNQKDNLKDEIKDHEKKLVGAQQDTFTVVEKCCHRVDALEETVTSLKDSFQKYPVPEQLSQYVTWDTMQSALLSKTENLQKELVNSRAAGSVRPVRPTHTPLSSSFTAANISYTSTPSSPSPVDDAVRTASPTPPVISAEISTVQQATDVQPTEPSSVLSPQQTHLETDLMTAGIPLSRATSGSERYSETMETLRNIGKLKENFDKMEARLAALEEGKVDKVELTNLSELITNTGSQDVSDNLMDQLKQQRDLIDSLSSDWEKLNSLLDMFMNPTNQEGETISEGATESVDSGEFHELRRQIFYLRRSVQKLEEDMKQLKAKQALSDERMTDQNLQDQLDDLRGMLEEMMLSLTSELSSNLEDEDEQDESNSEALDQNKERSVFTSRTVNIGRKLSRLFQYYEQLQDTVNNLLQQQTGGRAGPLKIRENVELVNDVQKAILQLQAECEKLHETTRCLHEDNRQKQSHIEELYKTTEELDEKKADKQMVESEIKADKSVLESKVSRLQFDSATEQLNTMFHELLNKVMGQEQDWHKVIDKLSTEMECKLNRIELDSVKKQLEDRWKSIHERLQAQGAPEHEDAAGIRKQLVDRFHCLSCDRPVVKHTPGPHLVTLPSTPGFPSHKSIRPFTVYALEQFRQHYRSLRPGTNRYNFELANTSRIREQLQKSHAVMCRQIESVQRRLKHHDRTGSHNTMRDNLNQNQPGVQHERIAELTDYSHLAVSRSCGGSHTVTSSSQRRTGLQYMKHHSQPEVDSVIQSEEVDIVGLDGHIYKGRLNPAATRNSETKLPTISAKDGMCKTKDKPRGSPSHKPAVSPEVGFITHQPQSARSAQCSRSASSLSGRDWPVSALGCASQSSISQTSAAGESNSEPLDNQQEASKTWVLHHEGKRVTTTSRSAHPVHRNTRLRTGRAR encoded by the exons atgtcgGAGGACAGCATCAGCTTGTATGACTTGTTAAACTTGGCTATCGGGACCCCTCAGCAGGGAGCTGTCAACTTCAGCGCCCTCCACTCCCTACTAGTCGCCGTGCTCAGGCAGCTGGACATCCGGGAGGCGAAGACCCGGTGGAGGGACTCTTCCCCCGGAGACAGGCAGCTCACTTATCTGGTGGACGTCACCGGTCTCAAACAGTACCAGCACCCAGAGGAGAAACAGCTCCAGACCCACGGAGACTTGGAGCAGGATGGTCAACCCGGCACCGAGCTGCAGAAGCGGGTaccctcctcttcatctccgACTCCCACCTCCGGCGCCGCGGAGGACGCACAGCGGAGACTCCTGTCCCGCATCCAGGCCTGCGAGGACGGCGTGTCCAAG GTGACGAAGCTTATACAGGAGCTCCGCAACCAGAAAGACAATCTGAAGGATGAGATAAAGGACCATGAAAAGAAG TTGGTTGGTGCTCAACAAGACACGTTCACTGTTGTGGAGAAGTGCTGCCACCGTGTGGACGCTCTAGAAGAAACTGTG ACTTCTCTGAAGGACAGCTTTCAGAAGTATCCAGTCCCAGAGCAGCTTAGTCAGTATGTCACCTGGGACACCATGCAGTCTGCCCTTCTCAGCAAGACGGAAAACCTTCAAAAA GAGCTTGTAAACTCAAGGGCTGCTGGTTCAGTCAGGCCAgtcagacccacacacacacctcttagcagcagcttcactgctgcaAACATCTCTTATACCAGCACACCCTCCTCCCCCAGCCCTGTGGATGATGCCGTCAGGACAGCATCTCCTACTCCTCCAGTCATTTCTGCAGAGATTTCCACTGTCCAGCAAGCAACGGATGTACAGCCCACAGAGCCCTCTTCAGTCCTGTCACCTCAGCAGACTCATCTTGAAACCGACCTGATGACTGCTGGTATCCCTCTGTCTCGAGCGACCAGCGGTTCAGAGCGGTACTCAGAGACAATGGAGACTCTGAGAAACATCGGCAAACTGAAGGAGAACTTTGACAAGATGGAAGCTCGTTTGGCAGCTCTGGAGGAAGGAAAGGTGGACAAGGTTGAGCTGACTAATCTCAGTGAGCTCATAACTAACACAG GTTCCCAGGATGTGTCTGATAACCTGATGGATCAactgaaacagcagagagatTTGATAGACAGCCTGTCGAGTGACTGGGAAAAG CTGAACAGTTTGTTAGACATGTTTATGAACCCAACTAACCAAGAAGGAGAAACCATCTCAGAGGGAGCTACAGAGAGTGTGGACAGTGGAGAGTTTCATGAATTGCGCCGGCAAATATTCTACCTCAG GAGGTCTGTGCAGAAACTGGAGGAGGACATGAAGCAGCTGAAGGCTAAACAGGCTTTATCAGACGAGAGAATGACAGATCAGAACCTGCAAGATCAG CTGGACGACCTGCGAGGCATGTTGGAGGAAATGATGCTCTCCTTGACTTCTGAGCTTTCCAGCAACCTTGAGGACGAGGACGAGCAGGATGAGAGCAATAGCGAGGCCCTCGATCAAAACAAAGAGAGATCAGTTTTCACCAGTCGCACAGTGAACATTGGCAGGAAGCTCAGCCGTCTGTTCCAGTACTatgagcagctgcaggacaCAGTGAACAACCTTCTCCAACAGCAGACAGGGGGCAGAGCAGGGCCACTGAAGATCAGAGAG aacgTGGAGCTGGTGAACGATGTGCAGAAGGCGATCCTGCAGCTTCAAGCTGAGTGTGAAAAACTGCACGAAACCACCAGGTGTCTGCACGAGgacaacagacagaaacagagccACATAGAG GAACTGTACAAGACGACAGAGGAGCTGGATGAGAAGAAGGCTGACAAGCAAATGGTGGAAAGTGAAATT AAAGCAGATAAATCTGTGCTGGAGAGCAAAGTGAGTCGTCTGCAGTTTGACTCTGCCACAGAGCAGCTGAACACTATGTTCCACGAGCTGCTGAACAAAGTGATGGGCCAGGAGCAGGACTGGCACAAAGTCATCGACAAACTCTCAACTGAGATGGAGTGTAAG TTGAACAGGATTGAGTTGGACTCTGTGAAAAAGCAGCTGGAAGACCGCTGGAAAAGTATCCACGAGAGGCTGCAGGCTCAGGGAGCTCCAGAGCACGAGGATGCTGCTGGTATCAGGAA ACAGCTCGTGGACAGATTTCACTGCCTCTCTTGTGACCGACCTGTTGTCAAGCACACCCCTGGCCC GCATTTGGTGACACTGCCGTCCACTCCTGGATTTCCCTCACACAAGTCCATCAGGCCGTTCACCGTTTACGCTCTGGAGCAGTTTCGACAGCACTACAGGAG CCTTAGACCAGGGACCAACCGCTACAACTTTGAGCTAGCTAACACCAGCAGGATAAGAGAGCAGCTTCAGAAGAGCCACGCCGTGATGTGCAGACAGATAGAGAGTGTGCAGAGACGCCTGAAACACCATGACCGAACTGGCAGCCATAACACCATGCGTGATAACCTGAACCAAAATCAGCCAGGAGTCCAGCA CGAGCGTATCGCTGAGCTGACGGACTACAGTCACCTGGCTGTGTCGCGGAGTTGCGGGGGGAGTCACACGGTCACATCATCCAGTCAACGACGCACCGGCCTGCAGTATATGAAGCACCACAGCCAGCCTGAGGTGGACAGTGTCATTCAG tcagaGGAGGTTGACATCGTCGGACTGGATGGTCATATTTACAAAGGTCGCCTGAACCCAGCAGCAACAAGAAATTCAGAAACCAAACTACCTACAATTTCTGCCAAAGACG GCATGTGCAAGACCAAAGACAAACCCAGAGGCTCCCCATCACACAAACCTGCCGTTTCTCCAGAGGTGGGATTTATCACTCATCAGCCCCAGAGTGCCAGGAGCGCCCAGTGCAGCCGCTCAG CCTCCAGCCTCTCGGGTCGGGACTGGCCCGTGTCGGCTCTGGGCTGCGCTTCTCAGAGCTCCATCTCTCAAACTTCAGCTGCTGGAGAGAGCAACTCAGAGCCTCTGGACAACCAGCAG GAGGCCAGCAAAACCTGGGTGTTGCATCATGAGGGGAAACGCGTCACTACTACCAGCAGAAGTGCACATCCTGTTCACAGAAACACCAGGCTCAGAACAGGAAGGGCACGGTAG